ACCATATCGGTTTTCCAAGGCTCTTTTACAGGACTTGGTACTCCAGTAAAATAACGAATAGGACGCAAGCAAGTGAACAGATCTAGCTGTTGACGAATTGCTACGTTTAACGAACGAATTCCACCACCCACTGGGGTAGTTAAAGGCCCTTTAATAGATACAACATATTTTTTTAATGCCTCTAAAGTCTCTTCTGGTAACCATTGATCTGCACCATAAACTTTAGTTGCTTTCTCACCTGCATAAACTTCCATCCAGGAAATTTTTCTTTCAGAGCCGTAAGCTTTTTTTACCGCAGCGTCAACAACTTTGATCATAGGGGGTGTTACATCTACACCAATACCATCACCTTCAATAAAAGGAATAATTGGGTTATTCGGCACATTAAGAGAATGATCCGCGTTAACCGTAATCACTTCACCTTCTGCAGGCACTTTGATTTTATCGTACGTCATTGACAACTCCGTAAATTTTTAGAGGTGATAATGATAGCACGCTAGAACTTGGAATCCCAAGTCCATTTGCGTGAAATTGGTTAGGATAATACGAAAAAATGCAATAGAATTTCTTTAAGACAAATATTAGTGTTTTAAGTTTATGCGTGCTGCAACATTTTAATCTGTTCGATTAATTGATCATAACCTGCCTCTACATTTATGTAATTATTTTTAGCTAAATAAATAGACAGTGAACCATCATCTGTTGCCGTAGATTTTTGTAATACACCATTATAACCCTTGCTTTTTAAACGTAAAAAGTCACCAATTCGGGTTACTAAGTAAAAATTTCGGTAATACTTTCGCGGATGCATATGAATAGCTTGCGCATCATTTTGCAGCGATTTTCCAGGCAAGTAATCTTTAAGTGAGTACGATGCATTATTATGTACAGCAACAACCTTACCTCGGGGTAATATTCTTTTTATTTTATCTGCTAATTTTTTAACTTCTCGATGGGCTTCTGGGCTGTATTGACTAAGACTAGTTAAGGTTTTTTTAATGCCATTGTCGGTAAAAATTCTATTGGGATCAAACTCATAACGCTTGTTGCGCAAATTAAATACAATATTGCGACCACCAGAATGGACTAACGTAATCAAGCTCCCACCTTCTTTCTTAACCACCGCCTGCGCTGCTTTTAACGCTGTCTGTTCATTGTGGTGCACATGAATAAATGTTTTACCTCGACCAACAGTATGCTTAATCTCAACCTTTTCATCACCAACCATCACAATATGGTTCATTGCATAGGTAAATTGAGAGAAAAATAATGAAACGAGTAAAAAATATCGCATAGATTCAGTTCACGTTAATATAGAAACTGGTCGGCATTGTATAATAATTGCCCTAAAAACACAAATCATGCGGAGATTGGCTTCACAAAGCAGAGCAATCCCTCTACCATTAAGACCTTTGAATTTAGGCTAACCGATTTTATGCCAGAACTTATTTTACTCAACAAACCTTATGGGGTTGTCTGCCAATTTACAGGCGAGGAACATGATCATACTTTAGCGGAGTTCATTGATATTCCTAATGTTTATGCTGCAGGACGCTTGGATAAAAACAGTGAAGGCTTATTGTTATTAACGAATGATGGTCCCTTACAACATCGGTTAACACACCCTAAGTTTAATAAGAAGAAATATTACTGGGTTCAAGTTGAAGGAATACCTACTGATGCGCAGTTACAGCCTTTAAGAAAAGGCTTAGCGCTTAAAGATATCCGCTTTTTACCTGCAGATGTAAGAGTTATTGAAGACCCCTCTCTTTGGCCTCGTAATCCCCCTATTCGCTTTAGAAAAAGTATTCCTACGTGTTGGCTAGAAATTATTTTATGTGAGGGAAAGAACCATCAGGTTCGGCGCATGACCGCAGCTATTGGGTTTCCTACATTAAGATTAGTGCGTCACCGAATTTGGGATTGGGAACTTGGTGGGTTGAATCCGGGTGAGTACACGATTGTTCAGGCATAGGCTAGCTGCCATCAAATAATGAGGAAAACGTAGTCTATTGTAAGTTGGGGCCCATGGCCCAACCTACAATTGGCGATAAGCAAAACGCGGTAAAAGCGTATCTTCACCTAATAAACGAATCCATGGCCATAAAAACATACCTACAAAGGCACTCGCGACAGGCATAAACATACTGTATTTAAAACCAAGCAGTGCAGTAATTAACGCGATAATTGCTTGATATAACAAGCAGAAAAAGCCAATTAAAAAGATTTGCTGCATCATGGAGAAAAACTGAAATCGTCTGGATTTACTGGAAGCAAGCCAAGTCACTAATAATAAAGCAAAAGAATGTTCACCGATCACGGTTGCCAACAACACATCAAGCATCAAACCCACAAGCAATAAAGTAGTTTGATTAAAATTTCCTGGGAGAAAATATTCAATATACAACACCAGCAATAAAACCCAAGGCGGTCTAAAATCAGTAACTAATTCCGGCATAGGCAATATGGATAAAATCAATGTAATCATAAACCCTACGGCCAAGCGTAAACGAAGATTCATTACATAGTCTCCTTGGCATTTAAACGCTCGTTAATTTGTGCGGTTAACTGCTCCTGCTCTTTATCGGGCCAGATTAATAAAACCAAGCGGTTGCGGTTAAGCAGAGCTACTGGTCTTACTTTTACCTTTACGAAATCCTCACCAGGCAGGCTATTAACTTCGTCTACTCGTCCAACAGGATACCCTTCGGGATATCGCCTATCTAGACCTGAAGTAACCAAAACATCACCCGGATGAATCGAGGAGGTTTTCGGCAAATTAATTAAAAAGAGCGTTTCAATATCATTAGTACCCACCAGAATAGCCCGCTCCCCTGTACGATTATTTCTTACAGGAACAGCACTCATAGAGTCTGAAATCAATAATACAGTACTGGTTAAAGGACCTACATCAATGATTTGCCCCATCACTCCTTTAGCATCTAATATCGGCTGGCCAACATATACACCATCACGCTCACCTTTATTTAATACAACAATTTGTCGTGAATTGCTGGTATCTACAGCCAAGATTTGCGCAGCCATTGCACGCATGTCAGCTTGCGAGGAAGTGAGCAATAATTCTTTAAGTTGAAAATTTTCTTTTTGCGTAACTAATAGTTTTTGTAACTCGGCTTCTAGCATTGCCTGTTGATATCGTAATCGCATGTTTTCATCAATTAACGCCTTTTTCGCGCTAACTAGCGACTGGATCCAACCAAATACGCGCACAGGGTAATCAACGGCGTATTGCAATGGAGCTACAATTAAAGAAAAGCCACTACGAACACTATTTAAATAACCATAGTGGTAGTCAGAAAACATTAAGAAAACCGAAATAAGCAAAGCAAGCACGAATCCTATTGGATTGTGCCCGCCTCGGCTAAATAATCTGTTTCGATTATTATTCTGTTGAGAGGAAATCACCGCCACGTAAGTCCATGGTTTCTAAAGCCTTACCACCACCACGAGCAACGCAAGTTAGCGGATCTTCAGCGATTAATACGGGTAGACCAGTTTCTTCCATCAGTAAGAGATCAATATTTTTCAATAATGCTCCGCCTCCGGTTAAAATCATACCACGTTCCGCAATATCAGCAGCTAATTCAGGTGGAGCCAATTCTAAAGCAGCTCTTACAGCACCCACGATGCCTGACAAAGGCTCCTGTAGCGCTTCTAAGATTTCTGCACTAGTTAAAACAAAACTACGAGGCACACCTTCTGCAAGATTTCTTCCACGTACTTCTATTTCAAACAAATCACGACTTGGGAATGCAGAGCCGATTTCATGCTTAATGCGCTCAGCAGTTGTTTCACCGATAAGTGTACCGTAATTACGACGTACGTATGATACGATTGCATCGTCAAACTTATCCCCACCAATACGCACTGATTGATGGTATACGATACCACTTAAAGAAATAATCGCGACTTCAGTAGTACCACCACCGATATCGACAACCATTGAACCACTAGCATCTTCTACTGGCATTCCTGAACCTAAGGCAGCAGCCATTGGTTCTTCAATCAAAAATACTTCACGAGCACCAGCACCCATAGCTGATTCACGAATTGCGCGACGCTCAACTTGTGTAGAACCACAAGGAACACAAACCAACACACGTGGGCTAGGACGCAAAAATTTATTTTCGTGAACTTTATGGATAAAATGCTGTAGCATTTTTTCAGTAACGAAAAAGTCAGCAATTACCCCATCCTTCATGGGTCTAATCGCATTAATGTTGCCTGGAGTTCTTCCAAGCATACGTTTTGCTTCTAGACCTACTGCTGCAACTCGCTTCTGACCTGACTCATTTCGCAATGCAACAACGGAGGGCTCGTTAAGGACAATTCCCTTATCTCTTACATATATCAATGTGTTAGCGGTTCCCAAGTCAATCGATAAATCATTGGAGAACACGCCCCTTAATTTCCTGAACATAAGCAGCACTATCCCATTCTTTTTTTGTGCGTTACTTTATACTAAATTTGCGTAAAGATCGACTGTTCTAGGCAACAATTTCAAATAAAAAAGTAAATTTTTTGTTCAATCAATTTTTCATCTTTCGCTTTTGCTGCCGCATCAAACACTTAAATAGAATAATGTTTTAATTTTGAACACACCATTGGTATTGGCCATATTTTAGTCAGAATGTAGGCTGGGCTGTAAAGCCCAGCAAATTCTATCTTGCAAATCCCCATGCTGGGCTTTACAGCCCAGCCTACGAGACATATGCAGAAATGATGTTAAAATTAATTAATAACAAATACTTCATTTAATTTTTCTTTGTTAGCAGTAACAAAACGCTGCCCAATGCCCTTAACTTCCGAAAGCTCTTCAATTGATTTAAAACCTTTATGACTGGTACGATAAGCAATAATAGCCTCAGCACGCTTCTTGCCTATGCCTTTAAAGGAACCAATTAAAGAAGTTACATCCGCTTTATTGAGATCAATCTTTTGGGAAACAACTACAGCTTGTTTCTCAGGATGAGCGCTTGGCGTTTTACCCGCATGCGCCGAGAGGTTTACTGCCAATAATGATAATGCAGCAGCAAGTATTTGTGCTTTCATAAATTTCTCCTAATTGTTGGACTGAAAGACCCGTTCCAGGGTCGGTTGCAGTATCCCAATAATTAGATGAACTGTCTAGATTTTTTTAGATGATTTTAGGTGGTTAATCAATTGTATAGCTTTAGCCCGAATTATCACGATTAAACGCCGGTAAAGCTATCAATTAATTGAAACGTGGTCTATGAATCACACATATAATTACAATGGAGTAAAACTTGAGCCCTCATTAGCAAGACCATCTTTTTCGCTCGATGATTCCTCAGAATTCACTGAAGGCCCCTCCATTTTATTGATATTTTCGTGCCACGGTTTGTTATCACGAGCCACATTTTCTATTTCTAAAACGCTATTAGCATTAAAATAGGTTTTAAAAAAAGTTACAATTTTTTGCCAAATAGAGGTCTGATTATTTTGTAAAAATCTAAAAGCCTGCTCTGCTTCGGGACTTTTGCTTATTTGTGTAACATTAAAATTATAAATAGCAATCCTTTCCAGCGTTATGTCAACTTCAACCCGGGCTTGTAGGGAATCTTCTCTTGGATCTGTCATGATATTTTGCCAAGTACCATTGAAAACCAGTTTGACGTGATTTGGGCTTTGAACCTCAAATTTAACATCGTAATCGGAGCGCATCAAAAAGTTATGTCCATTTTCTAGCAACAAGCCGTTTAAAACGTTGCCCATGGCATAATGCACTCCAGCTTTACACTGTAACAGCATTGTCATAGCTTTATTCTGCATGACTTGGTCGATAACCCCTCGTGAGCGTAGCCCTTCGCGTAACGCATCAAGTGTTATTATTTGCCCGCTGTCGAACATTGTCTGCAATTCAGGAAATACAGCATAAGATTCTCCGCGCCCCACTTCATTTTCGTCTTCAATTCCAAAATCATTAATAACGCCTTCGGATTTAAATTTAAATACTATGTCACCAATCTGTTTTATTTTACCAAAAAAGTTTAGCCGCTCTGGAGAGGAATAAATTAAATTTAAAGTCTTACCCATAATTGGCACCATAACATTAGAAAATATAATTCTTATTATACCGCCTAATTATTATCAAAAAATTAAACCTGGAATGGTCGGCATGTTCATCCCCAGGACAAAAGAGACTTAAGCTGCTTCTGCTCCATCAAATTCACTGTCATCAGATTCAGTATTAGACAAACGATTAAAATGCCAAGAACAGTAAAGAGACCCGATTCCACAAGCCATTAAGCCTAAAGGTAATGCATTAAGTGTTCGCATGAGAAAATAAGCGCTAACAATGGTTAATAACGAGGAGCCAAACATTCGTACGGTATGAATAAACGCCAGGGCAACGCCAGTATTTTCTTTAAAATCGGCAAGCATTAAGGACATTACTGCCGGCGCAATAACACTAATCCCTAAATTACAAATCAGAGCAAACGATAAAGCATACAAGTTAAATCCATAGACAGTGGAGCTTACCAACATCGCAAAGCCGCCTAAGAGTATAAGCCAACTTCCCATATAAATAGTGGATGCCATACTAAAATACTTGCGTAAATGAATGCCTAAATAATTACCTACGATGATATTTAATCCATTAAAAATAAAAATAATCCCATAGGCCAAAGGCGAAAAACCCAATTGGTCAATAATCAAATAAGAGGAGTTAATTACTGAGAGCATCACTGCTGCGAAACTAAACATCATGATCAATGAACCGTTCCACAAATAAGAAGAGGGTAAAATTTCTTGATATGATTTTATTACTTTTTTAATTGAAAAAGGTTGTTGAGGTGCGGTCCAAAATGGCGATTCAAAAAGTCCTTTACGTGTTTGCAGCAGTAATGCTATGCCGATAAAAGCCATTAACGCAAAATTTGCTTGCCAGCCACAATAAATAAAAATTAGAGATCCCAAAACAGGAGCGAGAATTGGCGATATTGAGACAATCATGGAAACATAGGATAAGACTTTTGCCCGTTCTACGGCATCTTCAAAATCTCTAGAAGTTGAAAAAGCCACTAGGTTAGCGCAACATAAAGCAAAACCTTGTAAAGCGCGCCCTAAAATCAAAACCTCTATGTTAGGAGCGAAAACACATATTAAACTCGCAATAACAGCAAGCCCTAGACTAGCCGGTAATAAACGCCGGCGACCATAATGATCTATCAATGGCCCCCATATTAATTGAGCACACCCAAAAACAAATAAATAAATACTTAAAGTAAGTTGGCTTAAATCGTGGGTAGTGCCAAAGTAAGTAGTAATGTATGGCAATGAAGGTTGGTACAAATCAAATGTTAAAAAGGAAAAAGCAGAGAGTAATCCGATAAGTAAAATAGATGATTTTGATTGCGGCATAATAATTAATAATAAAAAAGGAGCTATTTTAGTTCACTTTGATTTTATTTTCTATGATTAATTCGCCTAGCCATATAATTTTAACTGCAGGCTGTTGAGTGCGTTAGGAACGTATTAATGTGTCAGAAAAAACTAGATAGCAATATTTCTTAAATACTGAATAAATAGTCTAAAATTCAATAATTATATTTATTGGATGATTTTTCATGGTTAATCATAAGCACATAGTTATATTGATTATTATTTTAATTTCTATCGCTCTAATTATTTTTAATTAAAGAGTCGGCCCCTCCTAAGAGTTATGCATCGCCATTCAATGAGCAGCCAAGGTCATGCCTTGGCTTTGCTTATCATCTTAGTAAAGCATTCATAATGAGTTTTCTAAATTTAAAAAACAAAAGCAAAGCGGGACACTCTACACAAAAAAGAAAAACGGAGATTTTCAATCTAAGAAAGTTAGAGTTCGCCTCTTGAATTACTGCTAAAAATTCAATACATAATCTTTAAATTTAACGCCCAAAACCAGCACGAATACCGTATTTTTTACGGTATTTAAATATACATCACGACATATAATCATACATTATTTTAGTTGGTGCTCAGCGTTTGATATAGTTCATTAATGATTTTTTCACTTTATTTCATGTACTTAGAAGTAATACAACAAATGTCATTATTTTCTTTTTTTAGCTCTAAACCTGATAGACGATTCCAAGATATAAGCCCACTCATGGACCTTCTGGCATTTAAGTTCAAGGCAAATCGCTTCGAAAGGCATCGTCAACTTAACTAGTGAAGAAGCAAGAAAATAGCAAAAGTTAAATTGAGGGCGCCCTCATTACATTAATGCAGTTACTTTAATGAGTTCTTATTAGTGCATTCATCTTGATTTGTTGAGTTATTTTTCTCTCCGGAAAAAAAGGTATTATGATTGTCCTGAGAGAAGGAATTGACTACCAATTGTTTTTCTTGCATTGGAGGAGAGGCATCCAATATGCTGGTCGAGGATGTTCTAAAAGGATTAATACAGCCATCCCAAG
Above is a genomic segment from Legionella lytica containing:
- the mreD gene encoding rod shape-determining protein MreD; the encoded protein is MNLRLRLAVGFMITLILSILPMPELVTDFRPPWVLLLVLYIEYFLPGNFNQTTLLLVGLMLDVLLATVIGEHSFALLLVTWLASSKSRRFQFFSMMQQIFLIGFFCLLYQAIIALITALLGFKYSMFMPVASAFVGMFLWPWIRLLGEDTLLPRFAYRQL
- a CDS encoding ComEA family DNA-binding protein is translated as MKAQILAAALSLLAVNLSAHAGKTPSAHPEKQAVVVSQKIDLNKADVTSLIGSFKGIGKKRAEAIIAYRTSHKGFKSIEELSEVKGIGQRFVTANKEKLNEVFVIN
- a CDS encoding pseudouridine synthase, coding for MPELILLNKPYGVVCQFTGEEHDHTLAEFIDIPNVYAAGRLDKNSEGLLLLTNDGPLQHRLTHPKFNKKKYYWVQVEGIPTDAQLQPLRKGLALKDIRFLPADVRVIEDPSLWPRNPPIRFRKSIPTCWLEIILCEGKNHQVRRMTAAIGFPTLRLVRHRIWDWELGGLNPGEYTIVQA
- a CDS encoding protein tyrosine phosphatase — translated: MRYFLLVSLFFSQFTYAMNHIVMVGDEKVEIKHTVGRGKTFIHVHHNEQTALKAAQAVVKKEGGSLITLVHSGGRNIVFNLRNKRYEFDPNRIFTDNGIKKTLTSLSQYSPEAHREVKKLADKIKRILPRGKVVAVHNNASYSLKDYLPGKSLQNDAQAIHMHPRKYYRNFYLVTRIGDFLRLKSKGYNGVLQKSTATDDGSLSIYLAKNNYINVEAGYDQLIEQIKMLQHA
- a CDS encoding rod shape-determining protein — translated: MFRKLRGVFSNDLSIDLGTANTLIYVRDKGIVLNEPSVVALRNESGQKRVAAVGLEAKRMLGRTPGNINAIRPMKDGVIADFFVTEKMLQHFIHKVHENKFLRPSPRVLVCVPCGSTQVERRAIRESAMGAGAREVFLIEEPMAAALGSGMPVEDASGSMVVDIGGGTTEVAIISLSGIVYHQSVRIGGDKFDDAIVSYVRRNYGTLIGETTAERIKHEIGSAFPSRDLFEIEVRGRNLAEGVPRSFVLTSAEILEALQEPLSGIVGAVRAALELAPPELAADIAERGMILTGGGALLKNIDLLLMEETGLPVLIAEDPLTCVARGGGKALETMDLRGGDFLSTE
- a CDS encoding multidrug effflux MFS transporter; this encodes MPQSKSSILLIGLLSAFSFLTFDLYQPSLPYITTYFGTTHDLSQLTLSIYLFVFGCAQLIWGPLIDHYGRRRLLPASLGLAVIASLICVFAPNIEVLILGRALQGFALCCANLVAFSTSRDFEDAVERAKVLSYVSMIVSISPILAPVLGSLIFIYCGWQANFALMAFIGIALLLQTRKGLFESPFWTAPQQPFSIKKVIKSYQEILPSSYLWNGSLIMMFSFAAVMLSVINSSYLIIDQLGFSPLAYGIIFIFNGLNIIVGNYLGIHLRKYFSMASTIYMGSWLILLGGFAMLVSSTVYGFNLYALSFALICNLGISVIAPAVMSLMLADFKENTGVALAFIHTVRMFGSSLLTIVSAYFLMRTLNALPLGLMACGIGSLYCSWHFNRLSNTESDDSEFDGAEAA
- the mreC gene encoding rod shape-determining protein MreC, which translates into the protein MISSQQNNNRNRLFSRGGHNPIGFVLALLISVFLMFSDYHYGYLNSVRSGFSLIVAPLQYAVDYPVRVFGWIQSLVSAKKALIDENMRLRYQQAMLEAELQKLLVTQKENFQLKELLLTSSQADMRAMAAQILAVDTSNSRQIVVLNKGERDGVYVGQPILDAKGVMGQIIDVGPLTSTVLLISDSMSAVPVRNNRTGERAILVGTNDIETLFLINLPKTSSIHPGDVLVTSGLDRRYPEGYPVGRVDEVNSLPGEDFVKVKVRPVALLNRNRLVLLIWPDKEQEQLTAQINERLNAKETM